The Equus caballus isolate H_3958 breed thoroughbred chromosome 12, TB-T2T, whole genome shotgun sequence genome contains a region encoding:
- the OR4A47J gene encoding LOW QUALITY PROTEIN: olfactory receptor 4A47 (The sequence of the model RefSeq protein was modified relative to this genomic sequence to represent the inferred CDS: inserted 3 bases in 2 codons; substituted 1 base at 1 genomic stop codon) yields the protein MEPHNNVTYFVLLGVTQNPTEQKVLFVMFLLFYILTMVGNMLIVVTVTVSKILDSLMYFXLASLSFMDVLYSCSISPRLISDLFLRTNTVSFHFCMTQLFTAHLFGGSXVFLLLVMAYDRYVAICKPLHYLVIMRQWVCIVLLVVCWIGGILHSVIQLSTIYGLPFCGPNVIDHFSCDIYPLLKLVCTDTSVIGLXVLANGGLICTIVFLLLLISYGVILYSLKNLSQEGRQKALQTCGSHITVVVFFFVPCIFMYARPAMTFPIDKSLNVFYTVVTPMLNPLIYTLRNSEITNAMRKLWRKKVISAPK from the exons ATGGAACCACACAACAATGTGACTTACTTTGTCCTCTTGGGCGTCACACAAAATCCAACGGAGCAGAAAGtcctttttgttatgtttttgctCTTTTACATTTTGACCATGGTGGGCAACATGCTCATTGTTGTGACTGTGACTGTCAGTAAAATCCTGGATTCCCTGATGTACT CTCTTGCTAGTTTATCATTTATGGATGTCCTTTATTCCTGTTCCATTTCCCCCAGATTGATTTCAGACCTCTTCCTtaggacaaatactgtatcttTCCACTTTTGTATGACCCAGCTCTTTACAGCACATTTGTTTGGTGGATCATAGGTCTTTCTTCTGTtggtgatggcctatgaccgctatgtggccatctgtaagccctTGCATTATTTGGTTATCATGAGGCAATGGGTGTGTATTGTGCTGCTAGTAGTGTGCTGGATTGGAGGTATTCTGCACTCAGTAATTCAACTTAGCACTATTTATGGGCTCCCATTTTGTGGCCCCAATGTCATTGATCATTTTTCCTGTGACATTTACCCCTTATTGAAACTCGTCTGTACTGACACCTCTGTCATTGGCCT AGTTTTGGCCAATGGAGGATTGATCTGCACTATTGTGTTTCTGCTGTTACTTATCTCTTATGGTGTCATCTTGTACTCTCTAAAGAACCTTAGTCAGGAAGGGAGGCAGAAAGCACTCCAGACCTGTGGTTCCCACATCACTGTGGTTgtcttcttctttgttccttgtATTTTCATGTATGCAAGACCTGCAATGACCTTCCCCATCGACAAATCATTAAACGTGTTTTACACAGTTGTAACCCCCATGCTGAACCCATTAATCTATACTCTGAGAAATTCAGAAATAACTAATGCTATGAGGaagctttggagaaaaaaagtcaTATCAGCTCCTAAGTAA